A window of Streptomyces sp. SAI-127 contains these coding sequences:
- the paaK gene encoding phenylacetate--CoA ligase PaaK translates to MADAAELLDSGERLDAGALRAVQLERMRASLRHAYEHVPFYRESFDKAGVRPDDCRSLSDLARFPFTTKADLRENYPYGMFAVPRDHVRRIHASSGTTGRPTVVGYTENDLDLWADMVARSIRAAGGRPGDVVHVAYGYGLFTGGLGAHYGAERLGCTVVPASGGMTARQVQLIQDLEPGIIMVTPSYMLTLLDEFERQGVDPRGTSLRVGVFGAEPWTEEMRREIEERFAIDAVDIYGLSEVIGPGVAQECVETKDGLHVWEDHFFPEIVDPITGDVLPDGERGELVFTSLTKEAMPVIRYRTRDLTRLLPGTARVFRRMEKVTGRSDDMVILRGVNLFPTQIEEIVLRTPGVAPHFQLRLTREGRLDALTVRAEARPGATPETRDAAALTIATAVKDGIGVSIAVEIVEPESLERSVGKIRRIVDLRPR, encoded by the coding sequence ATGGCGGATGCGGCGGAGCTGCTGGACTCGGGGGAACGACTGGATGCCGGGGCGTTGCGGGCGGTGCAGCTGGAGCGCATGCGGGCGTCTCTGCGGCACGCGTACGAGCACGTGCCGTTCTATCGGGAGTCCTTCGACAAGGCGGGGGTTCGGCCGGACGACTGCCGCTCCCTGAGCGACCTGGCCCGGTTCCCGTTCACCACCAAGGCGGACCTGCGCGAGAACTATCCGTACGGGATGTTCGCCGTGCCCCGGGACCATGTGCGGCGCATCCATGCATCCAGCGGCACCACCGGGCGCCCCACGGTCGTCGGCTACACCGAAAACGACCTGGACCTATGGGCCGACATGGTGGCGCGTTCCATCCGGGCGGCCGGCGGCAGGCCCGGGGACGTGGTGCATGTGGCGTACGGCTATGGGCTGTTCACCGGTGGACTCGGCGCACACTATGGCGCCGAACGGCTCGGCTGTACGGTCGTCCCCGCGTCCGGCGGCATGACGGCACGCCAGGTCCAGCTCATCCAGGACCTGGAACCCGGCATCATCATGGTGACCCCGTCGTACATGCTCACGCTTCTCGACGAGTTCGAGCGGCAGGGTGTCGATCCGCGCGGCACCTCGCTGCGCGTGGGCGTCTTCGGCGCCGAGCCCTGGACCGAGGAGATGCGCCGGGAGATCGAGGAGCGGTTCGCGATCGACGCCGTCGACATATACGGGCTGTCGGAGGTGATCGGCCCGGGCGTCGCGCAGGAGTGCGTGGAGACCAAGGACGGGCTCCATGTGTGGGAGGACCACTTCTTCCCCGAGATCGTCGACCCGATCACCGGGGATGTGCTGCCGGACGGCGAGAGGGGTGAGCTGGTGTTCACCTCGCTCACCAAGGAGGCGATGCCCGTCATCCGCTACCGGACCCGGGATCTGACCCGGCTGCTGCCGGGCACGGCCCGGGTGTTCCGGCGGATGGAGAAGGTCACCGGCCGCAGCGACGACATGGTGATCCTGCGCGGGGTGAACCTCTTCCCCACGCAGATCGAGGAGATCGTCCTGCGCACCCCGGGCGTCGCACCCCACTTCCAGCTCCGCCTCACCCGCGAGGGCCGCCTCGACGCCCTCACCGTGCGCGCGGAGGCCCGGCCGGGCGCCACACCCGAGACCCGGGACGCGGCCGCACTGACCATCGCGACGGCCGTCAAGGACGGCATCGGGGTGTCGATCGCCGTCGAGATCGTCGAACCGGAGTCCCTGGAGCGTTCCGTCGGGAAGATCCGCCGGATCGTCGACCTGCGCCCCCGCTAG
- a CDS encoding acyl-CoA synthetase: protein MTPGHGSTVDGVLRRSARRTPARVAVEYGERSWTYEELDDAVSRAARVLLDQGLDHGDRVGAYGHNSDAYLIGFLACARAGLVHVPVNQNLTGDDLAYIVGQSGSTLVLADPDLAGRLPEGVRTLPLRDADESLLARLATASPYDGPEPRSEDLVQLLYTSGTTALPKGAMMTHRALVHEYLSAITACDLSAGDRPVHSLPLYHSAQMHVFLLPYLAVGATNIILDAPDGDRLFDLIEQGRADSLFAPPTVWIGLSNRPDFATRDLGGLRKAYYGASIMPVPVLERLRERLPKLAFYNCFGQSEIGPLATVLAPDEHKGRMDSCGRTVLFVDARVVDANGKDVPDGTPGEIVYKSPQLCEGYWGKPEETEAAFRDGWFHSGDLAVRDAHGYFTIVDRVKDVINSGGVLVASRQVEDALYTHDAVAEVAVIGLPDERWIEAVTAVVVPRGEVTEAELLDHAREKLAHFKAPKRVVFVDELPRNASGKILKRELRDRFAG from the coding sequence ATGACGCCTGGACACGGCAGTACGGTTGACGGGGTGCTGCGGCGCAGCGCCCGGCGCACCCCGGCGCGCGTCGCGGTGGAGTACGGCGAGCGCTCATGGACCTACGAGGAACTCGACGACGCCGTCTCACGAGCGGCGCGCGTCCTCCTCGACCAGGGCCTCGACCACGGTGACCGGGTCGGTGCCTACGGCCACAACTCGGACGCGTATCTGATCGGCTTCCTCGCCTGCGCCCGAGCGGGACTGGTGCACGTGCCGGTCAACCAGAACCTCACCGGCGACGATCTCGCGTACATCGTCGGCCAGTCGGGCAGCACCCTCGTCCTCGCCGATCCCGACCTCGCGGGGCGGCTGCCCGAGGGCGTGCGCACTCTGCCCCTGCGGGACGCCGACGAGTCGCTGCTGGCCCGCCTGGCCACGGCATCCCCGTACGACGGCCCGGAACCGCGCAGCGAGGACCTGGTCCAGCTGCTGTACACCTCGGGGACGACGGCCCTGCCCAAGGGCGCGATGATGACCCACCGCGCCCTGGTCCACGAGTACCTGAGCGCGATCACCGCCTGCGATCTGAGTGCGGGTGACCGGCCCGTGCACTCGCTGCCGCTCTACCACTCGGCCCAGATGCACGTCTTCCTGCTGCCGTATCTCGCGGTCGGCGCGACGAACATCATCCTCGACGCGCCCGACGGCGACCGCCTCTTCGACCTGATCGAACAAGGCCGTGCGGACAGCCTGTTCGCGCCGCCCACGGTGTGGATCGGACTGTCCAACCGCCCCGACTTCGCCACGCGTGACCTCGGCGGGCTGCGCAAGGCGTACTACGGCGCCTCGATCATGCCGGTGCCCGTCCTGGAACGACTCCGCGAGCGCCTGCCGAAGCTGGCCTTCTACAACTGTTTCGGCCAGAGCGAGATCGGCCCCCTCGCGACCGTCCTCGCGCCCGACGAACACAAGGGGCGGATGGACTCCTGCGGCCGTACCGTCCTGTTCGTCGACGCACGGGTCGTGGACGCGAACGGCAAGGACGTCCCGGACGGTACGCCCGGCGAGATCGTCTACAAGTCACCGCAGTTGTGCGAGGGCTACTGGGGCAAGCCCGAGGAGACCGAGGCGGCCTTCCGGGACGGCTGGTTCCACTCCGGCGACCTCGCGGTCCGGGACGCGCACGGCTACTTCACGATCGTCGACCGGGTGAAGGACGTCATCAACTCCGGGGGTGTGCTGGTCGCCTCACGCCAGGTCGAGGACGCGCTGTACACGCACGACGCCGTCGCCGAGGTCGCCGTGATCGGCCTGCCCGACGAGCGGTGGATCGAGGCCGTCACGGCGGTCGTCGTCCCGCGCGGCGAGGTCACCGAGGCCGAACTCCTCGACCACGCCAGGGAGAAGCTCGCCCACTTCAAGGCACCCAAACGGGTGGTGTTCGTGGACGAGCTCCCGAGGAACGCGAGCGGGAAGATCCTGAAGCGGGAGCTGCGGGACCGGTTCGCGGGCTAG
- a CDS encoding sulfatase, protein MSVGTSVLAGFLVLLVLLFPNRLDHMNLRSFFRLPVEAIVLAAVLLVLPPKARRIAAVLSGVLLGLFTVLKFLDMGFYQTLARPFDLVFDWIMLGNARDWLRESFGRTGEVLAVAGVIVLFIALLALSTWAVVRLANVMSRHRQTAVGTTLVLGTVWVTCFTVGVQFGGVSFATKGNTEFLANRVQHVRNGLGDAKVFAKQSAVDAFAATPPDQLLTGLRGKDVLFTFVESYGRVAIDDPAMAPEIDATLKKGDATLKAAGFASRSGWLKSPVTGAGSWMAHSTFLSGLWVKNQQRYLNLTTSDRATLTSYFRKTGDWRTVGIVPGVRKSWPEGKYFGLDHIYDSTHLGYKGPYFSWTPVPDQFSLEAFQKLEHGKKNRDPIMAEIILASSHNPWSPIAHTIDWNDLGDGSVFEQIKKEGTNPTEVWKSQDRVRTEYRKAIQYSVDSLTQWMQRYGDENTVLVFLGDHQPVPTVTKGAASKDVPITIVAKDPKVLDRVDDWNWTDGLKPADNAPEWGMDKFRDRFMTAFAK, encoded by the coding sequence GTGTCCGTGGGGACGAGTGTGCTGGCCGGGTTTCTGGTGCTGCTCGTGCTGCTCTTCCCCAACCGGCTCGACCACATGAACCTCCGGTCGTTCTTCCGTCTTCCCGTCGAGGCGATCGTCCTCGCGGCCGTCCTCCTGGTGCTGCCGCCGAAGGCGCGCCGGATCGCGGCTGTCCTGTCAGGAGTGCTCCTCGGGCTGTTCACCGTCCTGAAGTTCCTGGACATGGGCTTCTACCAGACCCTGGCCCGGCCGTTCGACCTGGTCTTCGACTGGATCATGCTGGGCAACGCGAGGGACTGGCTCAGGGAGTCGTTCGGCCGCACCGGCGAGGTGCTCGCGGTGGCAGGGGTGATCGTCCTGTTCATCGCCCTGCTCGCGCTGAGCACGTGGGCGGTGGTACGGCTGGCGAACGTGATGTCCCGGCACCGTCAGACGGCCGTCGGCACCACCCTCGTCCTCGGCACGGTCTGGGTCACCTGCTTCACGGTGGGTGTGCAGTTCGGCGGTGTCTCGTTCGCCACCAAGGGCAACACCGAGTTCCTCGCGAACCGCGTGCAGCACGTGCGCAACGGACTCGGGGACGCGAAGGTCTTCGCGAAGCAGTCCGCCGTCGACGCCTTCGCCGCCACGCCTCCCGACCAGCTCCTGACGGGACTGCGCGGCAAGGACGTCCTGTTCACCTTCGTCGAGAGCTACGGCCGGGTGGCGATCGACGACCCGGCGATGGCACCGGAGATCGACGCGACCCTCAAAAAGGGCGACGCGACGCTCAAGGCGGCCGGGTTCGCGTCGCGCAGCGGCTGGCTGAAGTCCCCCGTGACGGGCGCCGGCAGCTGGATGGCCCACTCCACGTTCCTGTCCGGCCTGTGGGTCAAGAACCAGCAGCGGTACCTGAACCTCACCACCAGTGACCGCGCGACCCTCACCAGCTACTTCCGGAAGACCGGTGACTGGCGCACGGTCGGCATCGTGCCGGGGGTGCGCAAGTCCTGGCCCGAGGGCAAGTACTTCGGCCTCGACCACATCTACGACTCCACACACCTCGGCTACAAGGGCCCCTACTTCAGCTGGACGCCCGTGCCGGACCAGTTCAGCCTGGAGGCCTTCCAGAAGCTGGAGCACGGCAAGAAGAACCGTGACCCGATCATGGCGGAGATCATCCTGGCGTCCAGCCACAACCCCTGGTCGCCGATCGCCCACACGATCGACTGGAACGACCTCGGTGACGGCTCCGTCTTCGAGCAGATCAAGAAGGAGGGCACGAACCCGACAGAGGTCTGGAAGAGCCAGGACCGGGTGCGCACCGAGTACCGCAAGGCCATCCAGTACTCCGTGGACAGCCTGACCCAGTGGATGCAGCGCTACGGCGACGAGAACACCGTCCTGGTCTTCCTCGGTGACCACCAGCCCGTCCCCACCGTCACCAAGGGTGCCGCAAGCAAGGACGTGCCGATCACGATCGTCGCCAAGGACCCGAAGGTGCTGGACCGGGTCGACGACTGGAACTGGACGGACGGCCTCAAGCCCGCCGACAACGCGCCCGAGTGGGGCATGGACAAGTTCCGCGACCGCTTCATGACGGCGTTCGCCAAGTGA
- a CDS encoding penicillin acylase family protein: MRTRLRHAVVAAVALFTAVGALPAAAAQNQQKQEHPSHGGLSATIRYTEYGIPHILAKNYADLGFGTGWAQATDQVCTLADGFVTVRGERSRFFGADAASDTALSSATRNLSSDLYFRGVREAGTVEKLMATPAPRGPSPAVKELMRGFAAGYNAWLRKNPITDPACRGAGWVRPVTVQDVAARNFALAVLGGQGRAVDGITAAQPPATTTPTTGAPDARDTARAARELFAADSADMGSNAVAFGGATTANGRGLLLGNPHYPWQGGRRFWQSQQTIPGELNIAGGSLLGSATISIGHNAQVAWSHTVATGVTLNLHQLTLDPADPTTYLVDGKPERMSKRRVTVAVQGGEPVTRTQWWTRYGPVVTSLGAALPLPWTTTTAYALNDPNATNLRASDTALGFSKARSTSDVLGALQRTQGLPWVNTIAADSRGHTLFTQSQVLPRITDELAQRCSSPLGRVTYPASGVAVLDGSRGDCALGSDPDAVQPGVFGPAKMPVLKDAPYAENSNDSAWLANAERPITGYERVFGTVGTQRSMRTRGALQDVSAMASRGRLTVRDLQAQQFANRVTAGDLAAADAAKACATLPGGAATGSDGTAVDVREACGVLAAWDRTANTDSRGALLFDRLWRKLPNSSLWKVPFSAADPVGTPNTLNTDAPAFVTALADTVTELRAAGVPLDSRLGEHQFVVRNGKRIAVPGGTESLGVWNKVEPVWNPAGGGYTEVTTGSSYIQAVGWDGGHCPVARTLLTYSQSSNPNSPHFGDQTRLFSAEKWVTSRFCEKDILSSPALRVVRVRS, encoded by the coding sequence ATGCGCACCCGTCTCAGACACGCCGTCGTCGCGGCCGTGGCCCTGTTCACCGCCGTCGGCGCGCTGCCCGCCGCAGCCGCGCAGAACCAGCAGAAACAGGAACATCCGTCCCACGGCGGTCTGTCCGCCACCATCCGCTACACCGAGTACGGCATCCCGCACATCCTCGCGAAGAACTACGCGGACCTCGGCTTCGGCACCGGGTGGGCGCAGGCCACCGACCAGGTGTGCACGCTCGCCGACGGGTTCGTGACCGTGCGCGGCGAGCGTTCGCGCTTCTTCGGGGCCGACGCGGCCTCCGACACCGCGCTCTCCTCGGCCACCAGGAACCTCTCCAGCGACCTGTACTTCCGCGGGGTGCGGGAGGCGGGGACGGTGGAGAAGCTGATGGCCACGCCTGCGCCGCGCGGTCCGAGCCCTGCGGTGAAGGAACTGATGCGGGGCTTCGCAGCGGGGTACAACGCCTGGCTGCGGAAGAACCCGATCACCGACCCGGCGTGCAGGGGTGCCGGCTGGGTGCGCCCGGTGACGGTCCAGGACGTGGCCGCGCGCAACTTCGCGCTGGCCGTGCTCGGCGGTCAGGGCCGGGCCGTGGACGGCATCACGGCCGCGCAGCCGCCCGCGACCACCACCCCGACGACCGGCGCACCGGACGCCCGGGACACCGCCCGCGCGGCCCGGGAACTCTTCGCCGCCGACTCCGCCGACATGGGCTCCAACGCCGTGGCCTTCGGCGGGGCCACGACGGCGAACGGCCGCGGGCTGCTCCTCGGCAACCCGCACTACCCGTGGCAGGGCGGCCGCCGCTTCTGGCAGTCGCAGCAGACCATCCCCGGCGAACTGAACATCGCGGGCGGCTCACTGCTCGGCTCGGCGACGATCTCCATAGGTCACAACGCGCAGGTGGCCTGGAGCCACACCGTGGCCACGGGTGTCACCCTCAACCTGCACCAGCTGACCCTGGACCCGGCCGACCCGACCACGTATCTCGTCGACGGCAAACCGGAGCGGATGAGCAAGCGCCGGGTGACCGTCGCCGTCCAGGGCGGCGAACCGGTGACGAGGACCCAGTGGTGGACGCGGTACGGCCCGGTCGTCACCTCGCTCGGGGCCGCGCTGCCGCTGCCCTGGACGACCACGACGGCGTACGCCCTCAATGACCCGAACGCCACCAACCTGCGCGCCTCCGACACGGCCCTCGGCTTCAGCAAGGCCCGCAGCACGAGTGATGTCCTGGGAGCGTTGCAGCGCACCCAGGGTCTGCCGTGGGTCAACACGATCGCCGCCGACTCGCGGGGGCACACGCTGTTCACGCAGTCCCAGGTGCTCCCCCGGATCACCGACGAGCTGGCCCAGCGCTGCTCCAGCCCCCTGGGCAGGGTCACCTACCCCGCCTCGGGCGTGGCGGTCCTCGACGGCTCGCGCGGCGACTGTGCCCTCGGCAGTGATCCGGACGCCGTACAGCCGGGCGTCTTCGGGCCCGCCAAGATGCCGGTCCTCAAGGACGCGCCGTACGCGGAGAACTCCAACGACAGCGCCTGGCTGGCCAACGCCGAGCGGCCGATCACCGGGTACGAGCGGGTCTTCGGCACCGTGGGCACGCAGCGCTCGATGCGCACCCGCGGTGCTCTCCAGGACGTGTCCGCGATGGCCTCGCGCGGGCGGTTGACCGTACGGGACCTTCAAGCGCAGCAGTTCGCCAACCGGGTGACCGCGGGTGACCTCGCGGCGGCGGACGCGGCGAAGGCATGTGCGACGCTCCCTGGTGGCGCTGCAACAGGCAGTGACGGCACGGCGGTTGACGTCCGCGAGGCGTGCGGGGTGCTCGCGGCCTGGGACCGCACCGCGAACACCGACAGCCGGGGTGCGCTGCTCTTCGACCGGCTCTGGCGGAAACTGCCCAATTCCTCGCTGTGGAAGGTGCCGTTCTCGGCGGCCGACCCGGTGGGCACCCCGAACACGCTGAACACCGACGCGCCGGCCTTCGTCACGGCCCTCGCGGACACGGTGACCGAGCTCAGGGCGGCCGGTGTCCCGCTGGACTCACGGCTCGGGGAGCACCAGTTCGTCGTACGGAACGGCAAGCGCATCGCCGTTCCGGGCGGCACCGAGTCGCTGGGGGTGTGGAACAAGGTCGAGCCGGTGTGGAACCCGGCCGGCGGCGGATACACGGAGGTGACGACCGGGTCCAGCTACATCCAGGCGGTGGGCTGGGACGGCGGTCACTGCCCGGTGGCCCGGACCCTGCTGACGTACTCCCAGTCCTCGAACCCGAACTCGCCGCACTTCGGTGACCAGACGCGGCTGTTCTCGGCGGAGAAGTGGGTGACGTCCCGGTTCTGCGAGAAGGACATCCTGTCCTCACCGGCGCTGCGGGTCGTCCGGGTCCGTTCCTGA
- a CDS encoding acyl-CoA synthetase: MEYNLADLFESVVDVVPDREALAYIDIPGTGAERRLTYAELDAAANRIGHHLLYSGVRPGEHVGLHLYNGVEYVQTLLGCLKARIVPVNVNYRYVEEELVYLYRDADLVGLVFDAEFTDRVAAALPHAERLRHLVRVGTAEPAELSAAEFTDAEASASPERGFPARSADDQFIIYTGGTTGMPKGVMWRQEDLFFSGLGGGAPTGEPVKRPEELAERVAAGGAGITFFPTPPLMHGTSTLTTLIGFNFGQRVVLHRKFVPEEVLRTVEREKVSAMSLVGDAMLRPLIDALEGPMKGIDMSSVFSVSSSGAIMSDTVSRQFRALVPNAMLLDNFGSSESGFNGTATEDSGPERGFRVRVNSRTQVVDPATHEPVAVGEVGRVAQCGHVPLGYYNDPRKTADTFFEKDGERWVLLGDMATVDEEGVVTVLGRGSQCINTGGEKVYPEEVEQALKAHPDVYDALVAGVPDVKWGHHVAAVVQLREGAVRMSLDDLQSHCRARLAGYKVPRQLVIAQSIRRSPSGKADYRWAQKVAVAADG, translated from the coding sequence GTGGAGTACAACCTTGCCGACCTGTTCGAGTCCGTCGTCGACGTGGTGCCGGACCGTGAGGCGCTCGCGTACATCGACATTCCCGGTACGGGCGCGGAGCGCCGGCTGACGTACGCGGAACTGGACGCCGCGGCCAATCGCATCGGCCACCATCTGCTCTACAGCGGAGTACGGCCCGGTGAGCACGTCGGGCTGCACCTCTACAACGGGGTGGAGTACGTGCAGACGCTGCTGGGCTGCCTGAAGGCACGGATCGTGCCGGTCAACGTCAACTACCGCTATGTGGAGGAAGAGCTCGTCTATCTCTACCGGGACGCCGATCTGGTGGGGCTGGTCTTCGATGCCGAGTTCACGGACCGGGTGGCGGCCGCGCTGCCGCACGCGGAACGGCTGCGGCACCTGGTGCGGGTCGGGACTGCGGAGCCGGCCGAGCTGTCGGCGGCGGAGTTCACGGACGCCGAGGCTTCCGCGTCACCCGAGCGTGGATTCCCGGCGCGTTCGGCCGACGACCAGTTCATCATCTACACGGGCGGCACCACCGGGATGCCCAAGGGTGTGATGTGGCGTCAGGAGGACTTGTTCTTCTCGGGGCTGGGCGGTGGCGCGCCGACCGGTGAGCCGGTCAAGCGGCCCGAGGAACTCGCCGAGCGGGTCGCCGCGGGCGGGGCGGGGATCACCTTCTTCCCCACGCCGCCGCTGATGCACGGCACCTCCACGCTGACCACCCTCATCGGCTTCAACTTCGGCCAACGGGTCGTACTGCACCGCAAGTTCGTGCCCGAGGAAGTGCTGCGGACCGTGGAGCGGGAGAAGGTCAGCGCCATGTCACTGGTGGGCGACGCGATGCTGCGGCCGCTCATCGACGCGCTGGAGGGCCCGATGAAGGGCATCGACATGTCGTCGGTGTTCAGCGTGTCCTCGTCCGGCGCGATCATGTCGGACACGGTGAGCCGGCAGTTCCGGGCACTCGTCCCGAACGCGATGCTGCTCGACAACTTCGGCTCCTCCGAGTCCGGCTTCAACGGGACGGCGACCGAGGACTCCGGGCCTGAGCGCGGCTTCCGTGTCCGGGTCAACTCCCGCACCCAGGTGGTCGATCCCGCGACCCACGAACCCGTCGCCGTGGGCGAGGTGGGCCGGGTCGCCCAGTGCGGCCATGTGCCGCTCGGCTACTACAACGACCCGCGGAAAACCGCCGACACCTTCTTCGAGAAGGACGGCGAGCGCTGGGTGCTGCTCGGCGACATGGCCACCGTCGACGAGGAGGGGGTCGTCACCGTCCTCGGGCGGGGCTCGCAGTGCATCAACACGGGCGGCGAGAAGGTGTACCCGGAGGAGGTCGAGCAGGCGCTCAAGGCGCACCCCGACGTGTACGACGCGCTCGTGGCCGGAGTGCCGGACGTGAAGTGGGGGCACCATGTGGCGGCCGTCGTGCAGTTGCGCGAGGGTGCGGTGCGGATGTCCCTGGACGACCTCCAGAGCCACTGCCGGGCGCGGCTCGCGGGGTACAAGGTGCCGCGCCAGCTGGTGATCGCTCAGTCCATCCGCCGGTCCCCGAGCGGCAAGGCGGACTATCGGTGGGCACAGAAGGTGGCGGTGGCGGCTGACGGGTGA
- a CDS encoding crotonase/enoyl-CoA hydratase family protein, whose protein sequence is MGGTEHLNIQREGATLVLTLNRPEAKNALSLPMLVGLYDGWLEADADDSIRSVVFTGAGDSFCAGMDLKALAGRGTGGEQYRDRLTADPDLHWKAMLRHHRPRKPVIAAVEGYCVAGGTEMLQGTDIRVAGESATFGLFEVRRGLFPIGGSTVRLQRQIPRTHALEMLLTGRPYTAREAAGIGLIGHVVPDGTALTKALEIAELINACGPLAVEAVKASVYETADMTETEGLAAELERGWPIFDTADAKEGARAFAEKRPPEYKRA, encoded by the coding sequence ATGGGTGGGACGGAACATCTCAACATCCAGCGCGAGGGCGCCACACTGGTGCTCACGCTCAACAGGCCGGAGGCGAAGAACGCGCTCTCGTTGCCGATGCTGGTCGGCCTCTACGACGGCTGGCTGGAAGCGGACGCGGACGACTCGATCCGCTCGGTCGTCTTCACCGGCGCGGGCGACTCGTTCTGCGCCGGCATGGACCTCAAGGCCCTCGCGGGCCGGGGCACCGGCGGCGAGCAGTACCGGGACCGGCTGACCGCCGACCCGGACCTGCACTGGAAGGCGATGCTGCGCCACCACCGCCCCCGCAAGCCGGTGATCGCGGCGGTCGAGGGCTACTGCGTCGCGGGCGGCACGGAGATGCTCCAGGGCACCGACATCCGGGTCGCCGGCGAGTCCGCGACCTTCGGCCTCTTCGAGGTCAGGCGCGGCCTGTTCCCGATCGGCGGCTCCACGGTCCGGCTGCAGCGCCAGATCCCGCGCACCCACGCGCTGGAGATGCTGCTCACCGGCCGCCCGTACACCGCACGCGAGGCCGCCGGCATCGGCCTGATCGGTCACGTCGTCCCGGACGGCACGGCACTCACCAAGGCCCTGGAGATCGCCGAACTGATCAACGCCTGCGGCCCGTTGGCGGTGGAGGCGGTGAAGGCCTCGGTCTACGAGACCGCCGACATGACCGAGACCGAGGGCCTGGCCGCCGAACTCGAGCGCGGCTGGCCGATCTTCGACACCGCCGACGCGAAGGAGGGTGCCCGCGCCTTCGCGGAGAAGCGACCGCCCGAGTACAAACGTGCGTAG